The sequence below is a genomic window from bacterium.
GACGTTCCCCGCCGCTATCGCGGAGGAGGCCGCCGCGATCGCCGCCGCCATCCGCGGCTGCCCGGTGCGGGTCGCGAGCGTGCCCGAGGGCGCCCGCATCGTCGTCCCGCTCGACCCGAAGGCCGGCGACGCCGACGCTATCATCGCGCGTCTGGTGGCCGCGTTCGAGGACCTGGAGCGGCGCAGCGCCGGGGCGACCGTCTCCCTCGAGCGCGAGCAGTGGTACGCCGAGGAGGACCGCGACGCCCGCCACCCCGACGAGTTCCGCCCCTTCCTCGCGGCGCCCGGGCTCCTCGTCACCCCCGCCTGGCTGGCGCGCGAGCCCGCCCCCGGGCAGCAGGTCCTCGCGATCGACCCCGGGGCGGCCTTCGGGTCCGGCTACCACGCCAGCACGCGGCTCGCCCTCGGGCTGCTGCGCGAGCGGACGGCGGCCGTAGTCCCGCGGCGGATGCTCGACGTCGGCACGGGCACCGGCATCCTCGCGCTGGCCGGCGCTCTCTGGGGCGCCGCCGAGGTGACGGCCGTGGACGTCAAGCCGGAGGCCGTGGCGGCCGCCCGGGCGAACGCCACGCGCAACGGCCTGGCCGCGCGGGTGCGGGTCTGCGGCGAGCTGCCGCGGCCCGGGGAGGGCGCGTTCGACCTCATCGTCGCGAACATCACGGCGGACGTGCTGCTGCGCCTCGCCGCGGATCTGGTATCCCGGCTCGCGGCGGGGGGCGCGCTCGTGCTCTCGGGCATGCTCGCCGACCTGCAGTCCGAGGAGGTCTGCGCCGCCTGCGAAGCGCTGGGCTGCCGCCGGGCGGCCTCGCGCGTCGAGGGGGAGTGGGAGGCGCTGCTCTTCGAAGGACCGGGGTAGCGCGGGGGGCCGGACGGGTTCCCGTTCAGGGCGTGCCGAGCTTCGGCGCGGGCCCGACACCCTGCTCCCGTAGGCGCCGGCTTCAGTCCCCCGCCGCCGGGGACGGGCCCCGGCGTGCTAGTCTTTCCACCCGACGAACCGGGAGGAGGCAGACCATGCTGAGATTCGAAGCCGTCAGGAAGGAGACCACGGTCCTCGACACCCGCGCCGGCGGCGCCCGCAAGGTCATCCCCAGCGAGGTGCGCCGCGACCCGCTCACCGGGCGCACGGCGCGCATCTGCCACTTCATGGAGCTGAAGTGGCAGATGCCGGACTTCGCAAAGATGATCGAGGGGACGCAGTCGTGGTGCCCCTTCTGCCGCGAGCGCGTACTGCAGGTCACGCCGCAGTTCCCCCCGGAGATCCTCGCGGAGGGGCGGCTGACGCGCGGCGACATGGTTCTCTTCCCGAACCTCGCGCCCTACGACGCGCTGAGCGCGGTCGCCACCTTCGGCGACCGGCACTTCACGCCGATGACGGAGTTCACGCCCGCGCAGGTCGCGCAGGCCTTCGGGCTCGCGCAGGAGTTCTTCCGCAGGCTGGACGCCGCCGGTCACCCGGAGTCCGCCTACCACGTCGTCAACTGGAACCACATGCCGCCGGCGGGCAGCTCGCTGATCCACAGCCACCTGCAGGTGTTCGCCAGCGCGCACGCGCCGAACCTGCTCGCCCAGGAGCTGGAGGCCGCCGCGCGCCACCACGCCGCGGGCGGACGTGTCTTCTGGGACGAGCTGCTGGAGCACGAGCGCGCCGAGGGGGCACGCTACCTCGGCTCGCGGGGGCGGGCGCACTTCCTGCAGTCGTTCGCGCCGCTGGGTGTCGCGGGGGACGTGCTGGCGATCGTCGAGGGCGTCTCCGCCACGCTGGAGCTGACGGACGCGGACCTGCTCGCGCTCGGCGAGGGGCTCTGCGCGGCGATGAAGGCCTACGACTCGCTCGGGGTGTACGCCTTCAACATGAACTTCTTCACGGGCAGGAGCGGCGACCGCCACGCGCGGTTCCACCTGCTCTTCTCGCCGCGGACCTTCTTTAACCAGGCGCTCGGCGCGACCGACGTCGGCGCGCTGCGCAACCTCTACAACGAGAGCATCTGCATGGCCTACCCCGAGGAGATCGCCGAGCGGCTGCGGCCGTTCTTCGCCGGCTGAGCCCCGGCGGTGCCTCCGCGGCAGTGAAGCGCCGGGGCGGGTGCGTTCCGTCGCCGGCAGCGGGGTGGTGACGATCGGCCCGATTGACCGTACATTGGGTCCGGAACACGCACCGAGCCCGTTTCCCGCCGGCTGACGCCGGCCAGCCAGGAGGAGACCGCCATGGCGCAGAACGCTCCGTTCATCCTCACCCTCGAGCCCGGGACGTACTACTGGTGCAGCTGCGGCAAGAGCGCGAAGGCGCCCTTCTGCGACGGCTCCCACAAGGGCACCGGCAAGGAGCCGGTCGAGTTCGTCCAGGAAAAGAAGGGTCCGGTGCCGCTCTGCGGCTGCACGAGGACCCTGGCGCCGCCGCGCTGCGACGGCTCGCACGCCAGGAAGGAGTAGGCGCGGGAGCGGCTCGCGGCGCATGTGCCCGAGTCGGTATTGACCACGGAGGCGATTCCGGCTAGTTTGCAGTCATGCTGCATTTCTGCGAGGCGCCATGTCGGCCTATCTGACCCG
It includes:
- a CDS encoding 50S ribosomal protein L11 methyltransferase, whose product is MKPDAFGGCPRLISDRFKATFPAAIAEEAAAIAAAIRGCPVRVASVPEGARIVVPLDPKAGDADAIIARLVAAFEDLERRSAGATVSLEREQWYAEEDRDARHPDEFRPFLAAPGLLVTPAWLAREPAPGQQVLAIDPGAAFGSGYHASTRLALGLLRERTAAVVPRRMLDVGTGTGILALAGALWGAAEVTAVDVKPEAVAAARANATRNGLAARVRVCGELPRPGEGAFDLIVANITADVLLRLAADLVSRLAAGGALVLSGMLADLQSEEVCAACEALGCRRAASRVEGEWEALLFEGPG
- a CDS encoding CDGSH iron-sulfur domain-containing protein, which translates into the protein MAQNAPFILTLEPGTYYWCSCGKSAKAPFCDGSHKGTGKEPVEFVQEKKGPVPLCGCTRTLAPPRCDGSHARKE